ACCACCTGCTCACACGGCCTCCTAAGTAGCTGCCAAGCGGCAGCTGGCCTGATTCCACTACGCTGTATCACCATAACGGTTCGTCGCCTAGAGCCATTCGCCTGGCCAGGTGCGTCCGTGGAAAGTGTTTGATAGCACTTTTTTCATTGTCGGCTGAAGGAGAACCTGCGGTGCCTGAGTCTCGCTCACGCAAGATCAAGAAGCGGAGTTACACCCCGCCGCCTCAATCGAAGTCGAAACCACCGTCGCCCGGGTGGTGGGTTCCCACAATGCTCACCGTCATGCTGGTCGGCTTCGCCTGGGTCATTGTCTTCTACATCAGCCAGGGCTCCTGGCCCATCCGGTCCATTGGCCAGTGGAACCTACTGATTGGGTTTGGCCTGGTACTTGGTGGTTTTGGCATGACAGCCAACTGGCGCTAAGCCCCGCCTTCCCCAGGGTTGTCCACCACTGGGGAAAACTACAGCCATGTAGTTTGTATCTGGCTTGGTGGTTTCACCTAAGTTGAGTCAATAGCCTGGCCGTCCTATGCTACTGTCCACAGCGCTCTACCGGCTTGACCTGCGGATATGCGGTTTTCCACAGCTTTATCAACAGGCTGGCGACCGCGTACAAATTCAGGCGCCTAAACTGATTGACCGTGGCGGTCAATTACAGCGCCAGAGCCACCCAAAGCAGAATCAGAACCGCCCCCCCGCCCAGACCGCCAGCCCAGGCCGCCACCTTTCGTTGCTGCGGCGGCGCATAGGCGTAGACCGCTGCCAGGGCGCTACCGGCTAACAGCCCGCCAACATGGGCCTGCCATGAGATATGGGCCACCAGCAGGCTGAAAACCAGGTTAAGCACAATGATGGTGGCAATACCGGTCATATCGCCGCCCAGCGAGCGCCGTAGCGCCAACAAGGCGCCGAAAAGGCCAAAAACCGCCCCTGAGGCGCCAATTGTCAAGGCCGGTTGGCCGCCACCGCCAAGGGTCACCAACTGCCACCAGGCCAGAACGGCCATATTGCCCGCTACGGCGCTGACCAGTAGTAACACCACCATTCGGCCGCGACCGATGAGCATCTCGATGTTTGTGCCAACCACCCACAGACACCACATGTTGAACAGCAGGTGCATGGGTGTGGCGTGGAGCAAGGCCGCCGTGATGAAAAGATATGGCTTGTCGCCAGCGGCCGGCGCCCAGAAACCAAAGTCGATGACCAACTGGCTGGTACTGGTACCGGTCACGGTCGAGCTGGCCATTTGGGCCACGTAGGCCACCAGACACAGCCCAATCGCCGTCATAGTGGCCCAGGGCTTGGATTGGCTAATCGACACGCCCAGGACTGATTTTGCCGCTGGCCGGGCGGTTTGGGCTTGTCTAATGCAAGCCGGGCAGTGTACGCCCACGGCCGCCGGGGTTTGGCAAGGCGGGCAGACCCGGGCCCCGCAGCGCTGGCATTGAACGTAGGCGATGCGGTCGGGGTGGAAAGCGCAAACCGGCTGGCCGCCTTGGGTGGTCACGGGATGATGTCGACGGCCTCGATCATGACGTCATCAAGCGGCCTGTCGCGCCCGTCAGTTGGGCTAGAGGCGATTTTGTCCACTACCGCTTGCGAGGCTTCGTCGCTGACCTGACCAAAAATGGTGTGCTTGCCGAAAAGGTGCGGCGTTGGCCCCACCGTGATGAAGAACTGTGAGCCGTTGGTGCCGCGCCCGCCCCGCAGGCCGGCGTTGGCCATGGCCAAGACATAAGGCTGGGAGAAATTCAGCTGAGGATCAATTTCGTCATCAAAGTCGTAACCCGGGCCGCCGGTGCCGTTGCCCAAAGGGTCACCACCCTGAATCATAAAACCGCTAATGACACGGTGGAAAACGGTTCCTGGGAAAAGTGGACGCTCGGCCAGGAGACCTGTATCCGGATCGGTCCACGGCTTTGACCCGTCCGCCAGACCAACAAAGTTAGCGACCGTTTCGGGGGCCGAGGCTTCGAATAGTTCGAGATTGATTTCACCACTGGAGGTGTGAATTGTCGCTCGCATCAAACCATCCTCCCATGCCAACTGCTGCCTGGTTGACAAGTCGGGCCAACACCGCCAAGGCCAGGTTGTTCACCAGGCCTGGGACCGGTGAACTAGCATGGAGTCAGTTCCGGGCACTGGCGCCGGCCAGGGCCGAACTTTGGACCAAAGGAGGCCGCGATGGCTAGCAATGACAAAATAGCCGTTCAACTGTCCTCAACGGACTTCAAGCGCCTGGCCAGCGGCGCCCGTGAGGCCGTGGCTCAGGCAACCGAGCTGCTCAGGCAAAAGGCCGCGCCGCAGCTAGGAGCGGCCGTCGACTGGGCTTCGCCTAGAGCCCAGACAGCCTGGCATAAGGGCATGTCGGCGGCGGCACCGAAGGTGGCCGAGGCCGCAGCCATTTTGGGGCCAAAGGTTGACGACGCGCGCGATGTCATAGTCGAAAAGGCCCTGCCGGCCATAGTCGCAGCGGTCGACAACGCCGCCCGGGCGGCAGCTCAAGCGGTCGAACCGGCCAAACCCAAATCGCGCAAAGGCCGCAAACTCTTGGTTATCAGCGCCTTGCTGGCCGTCTTTGGCGCTGTTGTCTACGCCCTTTGGCGCCGCACCCAACCGCTAGAAGACCCCTGGGCAGAAGATGACTTCGAGTCCGGCGAAACCGCACCCGAAGAGAACCTGGCGGGCGCCGCTGGCGATGCCGCCGATGCCGTTGGCCAGGCCGCCGGTACAACGGTCAAAAAGGTGACCGAAGCGGCCAAAAAAGCCGCGGACGCCACCAAGAAGGCAGCCAAGCAACTAACCGAGCATGACAAGGCTGAGCCAGAAGAGGCCAAAGACGGCGAATAGCAAAGCCGCCGGTTTGGCCACAGCTCCATAGGGTTTGGAATTCAGCGCCCTAGGGCTTGGCCGATGCCGCCGACCAGGGTTGGGCAGGCAAACTCGAAGCCAGCCCGGGTCAAGGCGGCCGGGACGGCCCGCTGAGACGCTAGTAGCAGATCCGCAGCCGGGCCGGCAGCGGCGCGAACGGCCAGAGCCGGCGCCCATAGGCGGTTTGGCCTAGACAACTGCCGCGCCAGTTCCTCGACGACTTGGCTTTGGCGAGCCGGGTTGGGACCGGTGAAGTTGACAGGGCCCTCCAACTGCGAATTGGTTAGGGCGAAGTCGACCGCACGGCAGTGGTCAAGAAGACCGATCCAAGGCCAGAACATCTGGCCGCTACCCAAGCGGGCGGCCAGACCCTTTTGGGTCAACAGGATCAGCGGCTGCAAACCGCCAGTTTTGGCCAAAACCAGTCCGGTGCGGGCCAAAACCACCCGCGTCGAGGTCCGAGCCGCGTCGGTGGCCGCCTCCCATTTGGCACAAAGACCGGCCAAGAAACCCTGCCCGCGAGGTGAGTTTTCGGTCAATACCGTCTCGCCGGCGTCACCGTAGTAGCCAGTGGCCGAGGCGCTAATCCAGACCGCCGGCGGGTTTGGACTGCGTCCAATGGCACGGGCCAGGGCCGCGGTCGAATCGAGCCTGGAGGCGATGATCTGGTTTCGGTAGGCCTTGGTCCACCACGGCTTGGCTAGCGGGCTACCGTTGAGCGAGATCACCGCCTGGGCCCAGTCACAAGCCTGGTCGGGGACCTGGTCAAGCCCAGGTTGCCAAGGCCAAACCAAGGGGTCGGCATCGGCCGGGTTACCGCGCACCAGCCGGCCCACCTGATGCCCTAACTGTTCAAAGTGGCGGCGTAGCGCCGTGCCGATCAGGCCGGAAGCGCCGGTCAACAAGACCTTCATGGGGCACCATGCTAGGGGGCTGGCGAACAATTCCCGCCGGCCGCGGTCGCCCCCAGGCGGCGCTTTGGAACTTTGGGTTATTCGTAGCTGACTGCCTCCAGCACCGGCAGGCGGGCGGCTCGGGCAGCTGGCCACAATGCGGCCACCATGCCAACCAAGGCCGCCACAACTAAGAGCCCGGCCAGGGCACCCCAGTTGATGACCAGCGTGACCAGACCAATATCCGCAAAGACGGTGGGCAGGGCGGCGGCCAGTCCGGTGCCCAGCGCCAAGCCCAGCACGGTCCCAAAGACTGCGATCAAAACGCCCTCAATTACCGTGATTAGAGCCAATTGGCTCCGACCCAGACCAACTGCGCGCATTAGTCCAATCTCACGGGTACGTTCCATCACTGACAAGGCCAGGGTGTTGATAATGCCGAGCACCGCAATCACTACCGACAAGGCCAGCAGGGCGTAGATCATATTGAGCATCTGAGTGGCCTGGTTGGCGATGGAATCGGAAAACTCTGCCCGGTCCATAACCGTCAGGGTCAAATAAGGCTCGACAGCCTGATTGAGGGACTGGTGAACCAGGTCCAATGATGCGCCCGGTTCGAGTTTGACGGCGACTTGGGCCACCTGATTGATCTGTTCCCAGGCCACCGGGTCGAACAACGGTTCGATCAAATCCAGCGGCAGCATCACATCAATGCTTAAAGCCGGGGTGTCGAAAATCATGCCGATGGTCTGGTCGAGCTCAACCTCAAACGGGGTCTTGGGGGCCAGGACAAGTTTGATTGGGTCGCCCACCTTGAAACCGGCGCTGGCGGCGTAGGACTTCGAAACCGAGGCGGAGTCTGCCGCAGCTGCAATACTGCCTTCAAACTTGTCCAAAGTCAGGATGGCTTCCCAGGAGTCGTTGGGGCCGTTGCCCAACTCGATGTCTTCTAGCTCGCCCGTGTCGACCTGGGCTGGCACCCAGCCCAGCGGGTAGGCCTTGGCGCCGTCGGTCTGATCGATTTGTTTGATGGCGCCTAGCGGGACCGGGGCATAACTCAGGTCCTGAACCATGAAATCGGCGTTCATTTGGGAGTCGAGCAGATCGCCAATCGAAGCGTTGGTCGAGGCGGCCATGACGGTGGTGGCGCCAACCAGGGCCGTGCCGATTAGCAGGGCCGCAGCCGTGTTGGCGGTGCGGCGCGGGTTGCGCACAACGCCGCGCCGGGCCATCTTGCCAAAGGGCTTCAGCAGCACCACAAAGGGCCAGGCCAAGACTCGGGTCAGGGCCGGGGCCAGAGCCGGTGAGGCCGCCGTCAGGCCTAGCAACAATGCGGCCGCCCCAACGCCCAAAGCCGGTCCGCCATCGGTGCCTTGGCGCAAGGCCACAATCACCAAGACCAGGCCCACCACCATCAGGCCTAGCCCAATCCAGGAACGAACCTTATCCGAACGCTGGGTTTGAACCACGCCTTGGCGCATGGCGTCGACCGGCGGCACTTTTGAGGCCCGCCAGGCTGGTAGGGCCGCCGCCAAACAAGCCGTGGCTACACCCAGCACCACCGGGATGGCGATTCCGCCCAGTGTCACCGGCAGCGCGCCTGACAGAGTCATACCTATCGAGGTGAAAAAGCGTTTGATCAGTGTCAGCAGGCCAAAACCGCCGGCTAGTCCCAGCGCCGCACCAATTAGGCCAACAATGGCGGCCTGCCCCACAAACGAGGCGAAAACCTGGCGTGGGGAGGCCCCCAGCGCCCTAATAACAGCCGTCTCACGTTCTCGCTGCCGGGCCACCATGGCGAAAGTGTTGGCGATGATGAACGATCCAACGAACAGGGCGATAGCCGCGAAGACCAGCAAGAAGGTGTTAACGAAACCGAGAATCTGGTCGATCGACTGCTTCGAGGCGGCCCGCATGTCATCAGCCGGGATGGCCGCCACCCCAGCCGGCAGGACTGCCTTGACCGCCTTTGTGACCTGGTCGACTGAGTAGTCGCCTTGGGCCCAAATGGTCATCGATTCGGTTGTGCCGGCCGGGGCGAAGGCCGCCTGGGCCGCCTCCCTTGACAGGCCAACTAGCACCGCGCCGGCGAAGGCGGTCTCCTCGTCAGGCGCCAAGATTCCGGTGACGGTGACCTGCCTGGGTTCTTGCCCCAGCACCACGGTGGTGGTATCCCCTCTTGCCAAACCGGCTCGCTCGGCTGTGGCGGACTCTAAGACGATTTGGTTTTCGCCGGCAGGGTATTGGCCCTGAATCGACCAGTTGACGTAGGGTTCCTCGCCCGGATCGACAGCGAAGGCGGATGAGGGCGCCCCGCCCCCGGCCATACCGGCCGGATTGACCGGCTGCCCGTCCTTACCCAGTAGCACAATTGGCCCGCCCAGGTTGGCCCGAGTCCAGGCCACGCCTTCGACCTTGGCGACGTCTTGGGCCAATGAAAGGGGTACCTGCCCTTGGAGGACTCCTAGCGCGATATCGGGCACTTCTCCGGTATCGACGATGACGTAAATGTCGCCGTCGATTGACGTGGTAATGATCCCGTCGAAGGTGGAAGAAAGCATCGCCCGCATGGCGTAGGTGCCAGTGACGAACGACACGCCTAGTACTACCGCCAGGATCGACATCAAAAACCGGACCGGATGCAGGCGCACATCGCGCCAGGCCAAGCGCAGCATGTCAGGCTTCCTTGGTGGTGCTGGCCAGCTGGCCGTGGCCCGCGCCGGCCGCACCGGCCGCACCGGCCGCTTGGCTGGGCAGGCCATTGGTGTTGCCGTTGCCGTTACCAGCGGCCGCCAGGCGGATGGCGCGCAGGGCCACCTCAATTTCGTCTTGACTGGGGTGGGCCAATTCGCCAGCCACTTTTCCATCAGCCAGGAAGACGACTCGTTCGGCGTAAGCTGCCGCCGCCGCATCATGCGTCACCATTACCAGCGACTGGCCAAACTCGCGCCAGCACCGCTGCAACAGCCTCATGACCTCACGCGAAGTGGTTGAATCCAGGTTCCCTGTCGGTTCGTCGGCAAAGACAATCTCCGGCCGTGTCACCAAAGCCCGGGCGCAAGCCACCCTCTGCTGCTGACCACCAGATAGCTCGGCTGGTTTATGGGTCAACCGGTCGGATAAGCCCAATACCCCGGTAATGGTGTTAAGCCAAGTCTCTTCGACGCTACGGTGGGCCAATTCCAACGGCAAGGTGATGTTCTCCAACGCCGTCAGCGAGGCCACCAGATTGTAAGCCTGGAAGACAAAACCAATTTGGGTTCGTCGCAGTTTCGTCAGCGATCGTTCCGACATTCCCGAAATCATCTGGTCACCAAGCCGAACGGTGCCGGAAGTCGGTCGATCCAAACCGGCCATGCAGTGCATTAGGGTCGATTTACCAGAACCTGACGGCCCCATAATGGCCGTGAATTGGCCCCGGTCGAAATCCAGGTCAACGCCGCGTAGCGCCCTAACCGCGGCTTCGCCTTGGCCATAAACCTTGGTTAGACCGGCAGCGCTGGCCAGTACCTGCCGCTGGGAGACGGCTGGTGGACCGGAGGAGGTGAGGGCCGCATTTTCTATTGTGTTGTGGGA
The sequence above is drawn from the Micrococcales bacterium genome and encodes:
- a CDS encoding FtsX-like permease family protein, which gives rise to MLRLAWRDVRLHPVRFLMSILAVVLGVSFVTGTYAMRAMLSSTFDGIITTSIDGDIYVIVDTGEVPDIALGVLQGQVPLSLAQDVAKVEGVAWTRANLGGPIVLLGKDGQPVNPAGMAGGGAPSSAFAVDPGEEPYVNWSIQGQYPAGENQIVLESATAERAGLARGDTTTVVLGQEPRQVTVTGILAPDEETAFAGAVLVGLSREAAQAAFAPAGTTESMTIWAQGDYSVDQVTKAVKAVLPAGVAAIPADDMRAASKQSIDQILGFVNTFLLVFAAIALFVGSFIIANTFAMVARQRERETAVIRALGASPRQVFASFVGQAAIVGLIGAALGLAGGFGLLTLIKRFFTSIGMTLSGALPVTLGGIAIPVVLGVATACLAAALPAWRASKVPPVDAMRQGVVQTQRSDKVRSWIGLGLMVVGLVLVIVALRQGTDGGPALGVGAAALLLGLTAASPALAPALTRVLAWPFVVLLKPFGKMARRGVVRNPRRTANTAAALLIGTALVGATTVMAASTNASIGDLLDSQMNADFMVQDLSYAPVPLGAIKQIDQTDGAKAYPLGWVPAQVDTGELEDIELGNGPNDSWEAILTLDKFEGSIAAAADSASVSKSYAASAGFKVGDPIKLVLAPKTPFEVELDQTIGMIFDTPALSIDVMLPLDLIEPLFDPVAWEQINQVAQVAVKLEPGASLDLVHQSLNQAVEPYLTLTVMDRAEFSDSIANQATQMLNMIYALLALSVVIAVLGIINTLALSVMERTREIGLMRAVGLGRSQLALITVIEGVLIAVFGTVLGLALGTGLAAALPTVFADIGLVTLVINWGALAGLLVVAALVGMVAALWPAARAARLPVLEAVSYE
- a CDS encoding cell division protein CrgA gives rise to the protein MPESRSRKIKKRSYTPPPQSKSKPPSPGWWVPTMLTVMLVGFAWVIVFYISQGSWPIRSIGQWNLLIGFGLVLGGFGMTANWR
- a CDS encoding TIGR01777 family oxidoreductase, whose translation is MKVLLTGASGLIGTALRRHFEQLGHQVGRLVRGNPADADPLVWPWQPGLDQVPDQACDWAQAVISLNGSPLAKPWWTKAYRNQIIASRLDSTAALARAIGRSPNPPAVWISASATGYYGDAGETVLTENSPRGQGFLAGLCAKWEAATDAARTSTRVVLARTGLVLAKTGGLQPLILLTQKGLAARLGSGQMFWPWIGLLDHCRAVDFALTNSQLEGPVNFTGPNPARQSQVVEELARQLSRPNRLWAPALAVRAAAGPAADLLLASQRAVPAALTRAGFEFACPTLVGGIGQALGR
- a CDS encoding rhomboid family intramembrane serine protease; translated protein: MTTQGGQPVCAFHPDRIAYVQCQRCGARVCPPCQTPAAVGVHCPACIRQAQTARPAAKSVLGVSISQSKPWATMTAIGLCLVAYVAQMASSTVTGTSTSQLVIDFGFWAPAAGDKPYLFITAALLHATPMHLLFNMWCLWVVGTNIEMLIGRGRMVVLLLVSAVAGNMAVLAWWQLVTLGGGGQPALTIGASGAVFGLFGALLALRRSLGGDMTGIATIIVLNLVFSLLVAHISWQAHVGGLLAGSALAAVYAYAPPQQRKVAAWAGGLGGGAVLILLWVALAL
- a CDS encoding ABC transporter ATP-binding protein codes for the protein MANQSHNTIENAALTSSGPPAVSQRQVLASAAGLTKVYGQGEAAVRALRGVDLDFDRGQFTAIMGPSGSGKSTLMHCMAGLDRPTSGTVRLGDQMISGMSERSLTKLRRTQIGFVFQAYNLVASLTALENITLPLELAHRSVEETWLNTITGVLGLSDRLTHKPAELSGGQQQRVACARALVTRPEIVFADEPTGNLDSTTSREVMRLLQRCWREFGQSLVMVTHDAAAAAYAERVVFLADGKVAGELAHPSQDEIEVALRAIRLAAAGNGNGNTNGLPSQAAGAAGAAGAGHGQLASTTKEA
- a CDS encoding peptidylprolyl isomerase, whose product is MRATIHTSSGEINLELFEASAPETVANFVGLADGSKPWTDPDTGLLAERPLFPGTVFHRVISGFMIQGGDPLGNGTGGPGYDFDDEIDPQLNFSQPYVLAMANAGLRGGRGTNGSQFFITVGPTPHLFGKHTIFGQVSDEASQAVVDKIASSPTDGRDRPLDDVMIEAVDIIP